From Seriola aureovittata isolate HTS-2021-v1 ecotype China chromosome 16, ASM2101889v1, whole genome shotgun sequence, one genomic window encodes:
- the smad10a gene encoding mothers against decapentaplegic homolog 4 isoform X5 has product MMSSVLQTWTEGTDSELGHHDASELSGHSLADQLNTSSIMSVNPPSSSDACLSIVHSLMCHRQGGENEGFAKRAIESLVKKLKEKKDELDSLITAITTNGVHPSKCVTIQRTLDGRLQVAGRKGFPHVIYARLWRWPDLHKNELKHVKFCQYAFDLKYDNVCVNPYHYERVVSPGIVGLSLQNTATPGGLIKEEYIHDCIQMDLPPGMPLSDHQAALKLPPPDHYGQPLPPRQLSSEPHGPPPVSRYTNLPVSPKVSGSASMMPLQGAHSDSHLQTASPQAQVMTPAPRPPTPTQPPPQQQAAQQPSQPPHSQQPSLPPAHSHGQNGYSSNKHSQSQAVFHIWTGSSTASYTPIGPQQNGRGHQQPPLHHPNHHWSQHHGSTSFPPSVSNHPGPEFWCSISYFEMDVQVGEMFKVPSSCPVVTVDGYVDPSGGDRFCLGQLSNVHRTDASERARLHIGKGVQLECRGEGDVWMRCMSDHAVFVQSYYLDREAGRAPGDAVHKIYPGAYIKVFDLRQCHRQMQQQAATAQAAAAAQAAAVAGNIPGPGSVGGIAPAVSLSAAAGIGVDDLRRLCILRLSFVKGWGPDYPRQSIKHTPCWVEVHLHRALQLLDEVLHTMPLADPGPAN; this is encoded by the exons ATGATGAGCAGCGTGTTACAGACGTGGACGgaag GGACTGATTCAGAGCTGGGCCATCACGATGCCAGTGAACTCTCTGGTCACTCATTGGCTGACCAACTTAATACCAG CAGCATCATGTCGGTGAACCCTCCGAGCAGCAGCGACGCCTGCCTCAGCATCGTCCACAGCCTCATGTGCCACCGGCAGGGCGGCGAGAACGAGGGCTTCGCCAAGCGGGCCATCGAGAGCCTGGTGAAGaagctgaaggagaagaaggacgAGCTGGACTCGCTCATCACCGCCATCACCACCAACGGCGTCCATCCCAGCAAGTGTGTGACCATCCAGAGGACACTGGACGGAAGGCTGCAG GTGGCGGGCAGGAAAGGCTTTCCTCATGTCATTTATGCGCGGCTGTGGCGCTGGCCCGACCTCCACAAGAACGAACTCAAGCACGTCAAGTTCTGCCAGTACGCCTTTGACCTGAAGTATGACAACGTGTGTGTCAACCCCTACCATTACGAGAGGGTTGTGTCTCCCGGCATCG TTGGTCTCAGCCTTCAAAACACAG CAACACCAGGCGGCCTCATCAAAGAGGAATACATCCATGATTGTATACAGATGGACCTCCCCCCCGGCATGCCTCTATCTGACCATCAAGCGGCCCTGAAGCTGCCTCCTCCGGACCACTATGGCCAGCCCCTGCCTCCTCGACAGCTGTCCTCTGAGCCCCATGGACCCCCACCTGTCAGCAGATACACTAACCTGCCTGTATCACCCAAAG TGTCTGGCTCCGCCTCCATGATGCCACTGCAGGGCGCTCACAGCGACAGCCATCTCCAAACTGCATCTCCACAGGCTCAAGTCATGACCCCGGCTCCACGACCTCCGACTCCAACTCAACCCCCACCTCAGCAACAGGCTGCCCAGCAACCCTCACAGCCCCCCCACTCACAGCAGCCCTCCCTACCTCCTGCTCACTCACATGGTCAGAACGGATACAGCAGCAATAAACACTCTCAGAGTCAGGCTGTCTTCCACA TTTGGACAGGCAGCAGCACAGCCTCCTACACTCCCATAGGACCCCAGCAGAACGGGCGTGGTCACCAACAACCTCCCCTCCATCATCCAAACCACCACT GGTCTCAGCATCATGGCTCcacctctttccctccttctgtgTCCAATCATCCAG gacCAGAGTTCTGGTGTTCGATCTCCTACTTTGAAATGGACGTTCAGGTGGGCGAGATGTTCAAGGTGCCCTCCAGCTGCCCCGTGGTGACCGTGGATGGCTACGTCGACCCGTCAGGAGGCGATCGCTTCTGCCTCGGCCAGCTGAGTAACGTCCACCGCACAGACGCCAGTGAGAGAGCCAG gttACACATAGGTAAAGGTGTGCAGCTGGAGTGTCGTGGTGAAGGTGACGTGTGGATGCGCTGCATGAGCGACCACGCTGTGTTTGTACAGAGCTACTACCTGGACAGAGAGGCGGGCCGAGCTCCAGGTGACGCTGTACACAAGATCTACCCTGGAGCCTACATCAAG GTGTTTGACCTGCGACAGTGCCACagacagatgcagcagcaggcGGCGACGGctcaggctgcagctgctgcacaggCCGCCGCTGTGGCGGGAAACATTCCTGGTCCGGGCAGCGTCGGAGGCATCGCTCCTGCAGTCA GTCTGTCTGCGGCGGCCGGGATCGGCGTGGACGACCTCAGGCGACTGTGCATCCTGCGGCTCAGCTTCGTGAAGGGCTGGGGGCCGGACTACCCGCGGCAGAGCATCAAACACACCCCCTGCTGGGTGGAGGTCCACCTGCACCGCGCCCTGCAGCTTCTGGATGAGGTGTTGCACACTATGCCACTGGCAGACCCAGGACCTGCTAACTGA
- the smad10a gene encoding mothers against decapentaplegic homolog 4 isoform X2, giving the protein MMSSVLQTWTEGTDSELGHHDASELSGHSLADQLNTSIMSVNPPSSSDACLSIVHSLMCHRQGGENEGFAKRAIESLVKKLKEKKDELDSLITAITTNGVHPSKCVTIQRTLDGRLQVAGRKGFPHVIYARLWRWPDLHKNELKHVKFCQYAFDLKYDNVCVNPYHYERVVSPGIVGLSLQNTATPGGLIKEEYIHDCIQMDLPPGMPLSDHQAALKLPPPDHYGQPLPPRQLSSEPHGPPPVSRYTNLPVSPKVSGSASMMPLQGAHSDSHLQTASPQAQVMTPAPRPPTPTQPPPQQQAAQQPSQPPHSQQPSLPPAHSHGQNGYSSNKHSQSQAVFHSEFTHTVWTGSSTASYTPIGPQQNGRGHQQPPLHHPNHHWSQHHGSTSFPPSVSNHPGPEFWCSISYFEMDVQVGEMFKVPSSCPVVTVDGYVDPSGGDRFCLGQLSNVHRTDASERARLHIGKGVQLECRGEGDVWMRCMSDHAVFVQSYYLDREAGRAPGDAVHKIYPGAYIKVFDLRQCHRQMQQQAATAQAAAAAQAAAVAGNIPGPGSVGGIAPAVSLSAAAGIGVDDLRRLCILRLSFVKGWGPDYPRQSIKHTPCWVEVHLHRALQLLDEVLHTMPLADPGPAN; this is encoded by the exons ATGATGAGCAGCGTGTTACAGACGTGGACGgaag GGACTGATTCAGAGCTGGGCCATCACGATGCCAGTGAACTCTCTGGTCACTCATTGGCTGACCAACTTAATACCAG CATCATGTCGGTGAACCCTCCGAGCAGCAGCGACGCCTGCCTCAGCATCGTCCACAGCCTCATGTGCCACCGGCAGGGCGGCGAGAACGAGGGCTTCGCCAAGCGGGCCATCGAGAGCCTGGTGAAGaagctgaaggagaagaaggacgAGCTGGACTCGCTCATCACCGCCATCACCACCAACGGCGTCCATCCCAGCAAGTGTGTGACCATCCAGAGGACACTGGACGGAAGGCTGCAG GTGGCGGGCAGGAAAGGCTTTCCTCATGTCATTTATGCGCGGCTGTGGCGCTGGCCCGACCTCCACAAGAACGAACTCAAGCACGTCAAGTTCTGCCAGTACGCCTTTGACCTGAAGTATGACAACGTGTGTGTCAACCCCTACCATTACGAGAGGGTTGTGTCTCCCGGCATCG TTGGTCTCAGCCTTCAAAACACAG CAACACCAGGCGGCCTCATCAAAGAGGAATACATCCATGATTGTATACAGATGGACCTCCCCCCCGGCATGCCTCTATCTGACCATCAAGCGGCCCTGAAGCTGCCTCCTCCGGACCACTATGGCCAGCCCCTGCCTCCTCGACAGCTGTCCTCTGAGCCCCATGGACCCCCACCTGTCAGCAGATACACTAACCTGCCTGTATCACCCAAAG TGTCTGGCTCCGCCTCCATGATGCCACTGCAGGGCGCTCACAGCGACAGCCATCTCCAAACTGCATCTCCACAGGCTCAAGTCATGACCCCGGCTCCACGACCTCCGACTCCAACTCAACCCCCACCTCAGCAACAGGCTGCCCAGCAACCCTCACAGCCCCCCCACTCACAGCAGCCCTCCCTACCTCCTGCTCACTCACATGGTCAGAACGGATACAGCAGCAATAAACACTCTCAGAGTCAGGCTGTCTTCCACAGTGAGTTCACACACA CAGTTTGGACAGGCAGCAGCACAGCCTCCTACACTCCCATAGGACCCCAGCAGAACGGGCGTGGTCACCAACAACCTCCCCTCCATCATCCAAACCACCACT GGTCTCAGCATCATGGCTCcacctctttccctccttctgtgTCCAATCATCCAG gacCAGAGTTCTGGTGTTCGATCTCCTACTTTGAAATGGACGTTCAGGTGGGCGAGATGTTCAAGGTGCCCTCCAGCTGCCCCGTGGTGACCGTGGATGGCTACGTCGACCCGTCAGGAGGCGATCGCTTCTGCCTCGGCCAGCTGAGTAACGTCCACCGCACAGACGCCAGTGAGAGAGCCAG gttACACATAGGTAAAGGTGTGCAGCTGGAGTGTCGTGGTGAAGGTGACGTGTGGATGCGCTGCATGAGCGACCACGCTGTGTTTGTACAGAGCTACTACCTGGACAGAGAGGCGGGCCGAGCTCCAGGTGACGCTGTACACAAGATCTACCCTGGAGCCTACATCAAG GTGTTTGACCTGCGACAGTGCCACagacagatgcagcagcaggcGGCGACGGctcaggctgcagctgctgcacaggCCGCCGCTGTGGCGGGAAACATTCCTGGTCCGGGCAGCGTCGGAGGCATCGCTCCTGCAGTCA GTCTGTCTGCGGCGGCCGGGATCGGCGTGGACGACCTCAGGCGACTGTGCATCCTGCGGCTCAGCTTCGTGAAGGGCTGGGGGCCGGACTACCCGCGGCAGAGCATCAAACACACCCCCTGCTGGGTGGAGGTCCACCTGCACCGCGCCCTGCAGCTTCTGGATGAGGTGTTGCACACTATGCCACTGGCAGACCCAGGACCTGCTAACTGA